AGTTTCTCCTCTAACTCCACGATGTGAGTGTTCTCGGTGAAACGGGAATACAGCTTGTTTTCGAGTTCGGATATTTCGACGCTTCGCTCTTGAATAATCACTGCGTATTCCTCCAGTTCCTCGTCCAGTTCCTTGTTTTTGTCCCGAAGCTCGTTGATCTCCTTCTCTTGTTGAGTCAATTGCAGTTTCTTGTACTCTAGTTCGAGAGCGATAGTGTTCTTCTCGAGCAGAAGTTCGTCGAGCTTGCTCTCGTACGTCGACCTGCTTGAAGCGTCGTACTTGGTCTCGTACGAGGATAGAGTCGTCTTGATCTTGGTATTTTCCTGCAACAGCATATCATACATGGCCTTGGTATCGATCAGCTGCGCCAGAGTCTGGTTTCTGATTTCCTGGAGCTCCGCCACACGATTGTTTGCGCTCTCCAAGTTATTCTGCAGTCTCTTGTTCATCTCCTTCAACTCCTCTATATCTGCTTCCgctttagtattattaatgcTACATCTGACTTTTTGCTCCAACTTAACATTCTCCAATCGGAGTTCCTCGTACTTTTCTTTCAGCTCATTCAGCTCTTTTGTCATAGAAACGTTCCTATTGTTTAGCTGATTGTTCAGCTCGGTATGTTTTATCTCTTCCGCCTTAAGTTTTTTCTTGATCGTTTCGAGTTGCACCTCCTTTTCTATCTTTAACTCTTCGATTTCCTGCCTGTATCCCTCTATGGTTGCTTCCTGTTTGCCAACATGGTCATTCAACATCTCGCACTCTGACAGGATAGTCTCAAGCTTAGTCTTGTATTCGGTTAGCGAGTCGCATTTACTCTTTAAAATCGCCGAAATGTTTTCTATGTGAACAGACTTTTGATTCAACTGCTGACTTGACTCGCTGTAAGCCTCCGTGAGTTGTTGGAGATCCGCTTCCATTATTTTGATGGTTTGATCGCTCTTCTTGATCTGAGCCGTGTTCGCTTCAATTAtgttttttagtttcttctcGTTGATCTGAAGTTCCTCGACGATGTTGCTCATCTCCAAATTCTTCAACTTGTAACAATCAAGGTCACGAGCGAGCACGttgatttttttgttatatatctCGGTTTCATCCTTGAGTTTCGACTGAAACTCCAGCTCTTTGTTCTCGAGTATTACTTTcacctctttctccctcttctgAGTCTCGAAGATCGCTTCCTCTCGCTTATTATCGGTTTTGTACAACTTCTCATACTCTGTCTGCAGATTTTGCAGGTCTACTTCGAACTTTTTGCTGTTTTCTCTGAGAACCGCGTTCTCGCGGGAGCACTCCTTAAGGAGATGGTTCAACTGAGTGATCTTGTTTTCATATTCCTTTTGGCTATGCTCCCGTTCCGTCAATTCCATCTGCAACTTCTCGATCTCGCCCTCCAGCTCCTTCGACCAAGTTGTCGCACGCTTCTCCGAATCTGCACTCTGCTTTATCTTGTCCTCCAATTGCCGTTTCTCCTCCTTATACGTCTCCCGTATTGTCTTAATCATCTCCTGCTCCTTCAAGATTAGAGTCTGTACCAGGATTAGGAAAATCTCGTTTACGGATTGTTTCGAGATCTCCATGGAGTTAATGCTACTACACTTGAGAGATTTCAACTCCTTTATCATGCACAACCTGATGTTGTTCAGCTCCTCCTTCAACCTCTCAATATCGTCAATGAAGGCCTTTTCCTTGCAAGAACTGCTCTCCTCGATACTTTTCAGCTTGTTCAGCTCCTGCTTCAAGTTTAGATTCTCGTTGACGCACTTGTCTAACGTATCGTTCAACAATCGGATATTGTTCTCGGATTCTTCGATTCGGTGCTCGTATTGCATGGACATCGAGTCGAGCTCGATCTTGTAATCCAACTTGATCGCTTCCAAGTTGTTCGTTAGGTTGTGCAGCTCAACCTCGACCGTTCGCAGCTTCTCCATTAAGGTGAACTTTTCTTGCTCGCTCTGATGGTAGAGCTGTTCCACATGAATGCTTTTCTCTTGAAGCTCTTCGCACAAATTGTTTTGTCGCTGCTCCAACTCCTCACGCTGCTTCTTCAATAACATCAGCTCCTCCTTGTACTTGTTAACATTAGTATTTGCGACCAACAAGTCATTCTTCAATGATTCGATCAACGCGCATTTGTTGTCCCGGTCAACCTTCAACTCCTCCAGCTCCATTTCAAAAGTCAACCGTTGACTCTCAAACATCCTCTCCCGAGCGAAGAACTGCTCAACTTCCTTACTCATGTTGGTCAGTTCGCTCTCTAGAACCTGTATATTTCCTGTTGCAATGTTCTCGTACATGAATAGTTTTTTCTTCATCTCCTCATTGCTGATTTTCAAGCCATCGATCTCGTTCAATAAACTTGCCTTTTCATCTTTGACCTGATTCAACGTGTCGAAAAAGTGCGTACTATTCTTCTTCATGTCATTTATGTCAGCCTTCAGTTGGTCTATGTAACTCTGAATGTGATCCACTCTGCAACTGTTCTTCTCGGAACGTTTCTTTGATGTAAAGTTGGAGGTCGACTCTTCGTCTATACTCACTTCGCTACGCAATTGTTCAAGTTCTTTACACTTGTCCTCGTACAGGCCAGTCAGTTTATCATGATCCGTCTTCAACGTCTGCAGCTCGTCGTGTAAAGTCTGGACCCTTTCTTCGACGAGGCTCACGTCCATGTCATCGATGTAACTGACGTTCGGGGACAGTTCGCAACCGCTTGTATTTACTTTCTGGTTAatcttgttttttaaaatctcGACATCTTCGCACTTTCGGGCAAACTTTTTTTGGAGATCTTCGAACTTTTGGTTCAGCGACTTGGTCTCCAGCTTCAGAGCTCTTCGACTTTCATTCAAGTTCTTCAGATAGATGCATTGATTGCAAGGTGCAAATTTCAATTCGCTCAACTTTTTGTTCAGACGAGTCAATCTACTAACCTTCTCCTGTAACGTGTCAACCATGTCGGCGGGTGTAAGAACCTTGTAATCAGCTTCCTGAATATCTTCCTTGCAGATATTTCCTGCACTATCGTCGAGCATGGTCTGCAGCAGACTGTTCGAGAACTTCGTATTCTCTTCAGACAGTGTTGTCAACTTTATTTTCAGTTCTAAAATTTCCGCTTTCAGTAGATTGTTCTCCGATTGCAGGTCGTTCGTGGTATTATCAGAAGGAGTTTCGTCAGACTTCAAGGATAGCTCCATCTTTTTCTTCAATATCTCACACTTCTC
This region of Augochlora pura isolate Apur16 unplaced genomic scaffold, APUR_v2.2.1 APUR_unplaced_1466, whole genome shotgun sequence genomic DNA includes:
- the LOC144477493 gene encoding uncharacterized protein LOC144477493 → NEKLNCIIAEKNEESSNVESSAIERIREIETINPQKKEIEYVNSQLRDKSNKLITSKSELRHSNDLVQDDINLSMNETITENTDNRSFLSYSKQFNESTFDTSALMLSTEVEKIQLDQSLHLKSREWDVIKDDVHCLKQDIESLQKTIYLLTTENMEMANKLTTELENAKHAEINFQGTIDELYTRISEVMNEKITLESNLTALNDQLESMRVRVASSNVISNEDDAFASYKVKIDELRAENIELSAMIAERNKEVEDIKESKSLLFDHECIYKEKVAALVENNKCLQSENSELSTDLMDKIEEIDELKEKCEILKKKMELSLKSDETPSDNTTNDLQSENNLLKAEILELKIKLTTLSEENTKFSNSLLQTMLDDSAGNICKEDIQEADYKVLTPADMVDTLQEKVSRLTRLNKKLSELKFAPCNQCIYLKNLNESRRALKLETKSLNQKFEDLQKKFARKCEDVEILKNKINQKVNTSGCELSPNVSYIDDMDVSLVEERVQTLHDELQTLKTDHDKLTGLYEDKCKELEQLRSEVSIDEESTSNFTSKKRSEKNSCRVDHIQSYIDQLKADINDMKKNSTHFFDTLNQVKDEKASLLNEIDGLKISNEEMKKKLFMYENIATGNIQVLESELTNMSKEVEQFFARERMFESQRLTFEMELEELKVDRDNKCALIESLKNDLLVANTNVNKYKEELMLLKKQREELEQRQNNLCEELQEKSIHVEQLYHQSEQEKFTLMEKLRTVEVELHNLTNNLEAIKLDYKIELDSMSMQYEHRIEESENNIRLLNDTLDKCVNENLNLKQELNKLKSIEESSSCKEKAFIDDIERLKEELNNIRLCMIKELKSLKCSSINSMEISKQSVNEIFLILVQTLILKEQEMIKTIRETYKEEKRQLEDKIKQSADSEKRATTWSKELEGEIEKLQMELTEREHSQKEYENKITQLNHLLKECSRENAVLRENSKKFEVDLQNLQTEYEKLYKTDNKREEAIFETQKREKEVKVILENKELEFQSKLKDETEIYNKKINVLARDLDCYKLKNLEMSNIVEELQINEKKLKNIIEANTAQIKKSDQTIKIMEADLQQLTEAYSESSQQLNQKSVHIENISAILKSKCDSLTEYKTKLETILSECEMLNDHVGKQEATIEGYRQEIEELKIEKEVQLETIKKKLKAEEIKHTELNNQLNNRNVSMTKELNELKEKYEELRLENVKLEQKVRCSINNTKAEADIEELKEMNKRLQNNLESANNRVAELQEIRNQTLAQLIDTKAMYDMLLQENTKIKTTLSSYETKYDASSRSTYESKLDELLLEKNTIALELEYKKLQLTQQEKEINELRDKNKELDEELEEYAVIIQERSVEISELENKLYSRFTENTHIVELEE